In a single window of the Etheostoma spectabile isolate EspeVRDwgs_2016 chromosome 3, UIUC_Espe_1.0, whole genome shotgun sequence genome:
- the LOC116685926 gene encoding TRPM8 channel-associated factor homolog — MLLLHTFRSTLLLPGSVLGAVLHSVIIQATTQLNFQFSFAILPPSHWIFKALIHLTMSNQPIQNKNEGAYMSLMRGLRELDFQGPCVPSDLLLIGDHAFPLAMNSQGQVLMAASLYGRGRIVVLGHEGYLTTFPALVENALTWLRGDGSDNLSVGVHENIKAVADNISRSSFQANVMGAFSSNLGVGVYVTDAYNVGPDVKDLVAFLKAGGGVLIAGQAWSWAACYPKENTLLQFEGNKVSGVAGIYFSKHQGEVECLPVYPQIPSTWMARVISKDFEDDLEFLLQGVSEFDLQNGVVASELLVHGQLAFPIGTTEDGRVFLAGALYGQGRVVVITHEGLLKRETLAPFWNNAIHWLDKGQNGVVGVAPDLDQAFNLFSKSEFTCEKTDFREGLSVFVCTAYSDKHVADIQHFVAEGGGLLIGGHAWYWAQTHPGQNPITDFTGNKILNKMGLSLLGNIIGEGSYKAPEPSQAIKDGYHFRHLLRRFAGHVTQGEELSEQEKDYLKKLGGDCVTYLQMKAHDCSSYTQVVSTLSGILKKSGMPQVCDSSPVKSPKDRLLLSLGAEVYRVCPDPDALLPYLIKDEPLMPVVYNYRIKINASTAGGEEWISTGLYLSPGMKTYIAMPAAIVNQGWKVQIGCQTDSLNAEELKRAPCVHERFPVTSEMMQVWNLWGGLIYLVVPPNTQVKGLKATVQMAVPVPYYKSGVTTAADWLVLRTAPSPWAELEFENIVLTVPSDVVRSLDRPDLLAAHWDEIMRGIADLAAIPHKFPRKERFVTDVQISHGWMHCGYPIMTHKSTADDLVSTVHAGSEGLWGPIHELGHNQQRACWEFPPHTTECTCNLWSVYVHEEVLGINGIISPAQRKTNAEEYVKGGRKLSNWAVFVALETYLQLRDKFGWDAFKKVFAAYHKMSNFPSDNNGKMNLYAETFSQTVGMNLAGFFKAWGWPIEAVTEEKLSNLPPWTDHPMVQYD, encoded by the exons ATGCTGCTCTTGCACACATTTAGATCCACTCTTCTTTTGCCAGGAAGTGTTCTTGGAGCTGTGTTACACAGTGTAATAATACAAGCAACAACCCAACTTAACTTTCAG ttttcttttgcCATCCTTCCTCCTTCTCATTGGATCTTCAAAGCATTGATCCATCTCACCATGTCCAACCAGCCcatccaaaataaaaatgaagggGCTTATATGTCCCTGATGAGAGGTTTGAGAGAGCTGGACTTCCAGGGCCCCTGTGTTCCCAGTGACTTGTTGCTAATTGGAGACCATGCCTTTCCTTTAGCAATGAACAGCCAAGGCCAGGTCCTGATGGCAGCCTCTCTGTATGGCCGTGGAAGGATTGTGGTTCTGGGTCATGAGGGCTACCTGACCACGTTTCCTGCTCTGGTAGAGAATGCTCTGACCTGGCTGAGAGGAGATGGATCTGACAACCTGTCTGTGGGGGTCCACGAAAACATCAAGGCAGTTGCTGATAACATCAGCAGATCAAGCTTCCAAGCTAACGTTATGGGGGCCTTCAGTAGCAATCTGGGGGTAGGGGTGTATGTGACAGATGCCTACAACGTGGGCCCTGACGTAAAGGACCTGGTGGCGTTTCTGAAAGCTGGAGGTGGAGTGCTGATAGCGGGGCAGGCGTGGAGCTGGGCTGCATGTTACCCTAAGGAGAACACACTGTTACAGTTTGAGGGGAATAAGGTTTCTGGTGTGGCAGGGATCTACTTCTCCAAACATCAGGGGGAGGTTGAGTGCCTTCCTGTCTACCCTCAGATCCCATCCACCTGGATGGCTAGAGT AATTAGTAAGGATTTTGAGGATGACTTAGAGTTCTTACTGCAAGGGGTGTCCGAGTTTGACCTCCAGAATGGGGTAGTAGCTTCTGAGCTTCTGGTCCATGGCCAGCTAGCCTTCCCAATAGGTACCACCGAGGATGGACGAGTGTTCTTGGCAGGAGCCCTCTATGGGCAGGGACGAGTTGTTGTGATTACTCATGAAGGACTTCTGAAACGAGAG ACACTGGCTCCATTTTGGAACAATGCCATTCATTGGTTGGACAAAGGCCAAAATGGGGTTGTTGGTGTAGCTCCGGATCTTGACCAAGCATTTAACCTCTTCAGCAAGTCAGAGTTTACGTGTGAGAAGACAGACTTCAGGGAAGGcctgagtgtatttgtgtgtaccGCCTATAGTGATAAACATGTGGCGGACATACAACATTTTGTGGCAGAGGGAGGAGGCCTGCTGATTGGGGGACATGCTTGGTACTGGGCACAGACACACCCTGGGCAAAACCCAATCACAGATTTCACAG GAAACAAGATCCTGAACAAAATGGGCTTGAGCCTGCTGGGGAACATAATCGGTGAAGGATCCTACAAGGCCCCGGAGCCTAGCCAGGCCATCAAAGACGGCTACCACTTCCGTCACCTTCTACGCCGCTTTGCTGGTCATGTCACACAGGGAGAGGAACTTTCTGAGCAGGAGAAGGACTATCTAAAAAAACTGGGTGGGGACTGTGTCACCTACTTGCAAATGAAGGCTCATGACTGCTCCTCCTACACACAGGTCGTTTCCACACTTAGCGGCATCTTGAAGAAGTCGGGCATGCCACAG GTGTGTGACAGCAGCCCTGTGAAGAGTCCCAAGGACCGTTTACTCCTTAGTTTAGGGGCAGAAGTATACAGGGTTTGCCCAGATCCTGATGCCCTCTTGCCTTACCTTATTAAGGATGAACCCTTGATGCCAGTTGTCTATAACTACAGAATCAAGATTAATGCTAGCACAGCAG gaggGGAGGAGTGGATCAGTACAGGTCTCTACCTGTCCCCTGGTATGAAGACCTACATTGCCATGCCAGCAGCGATTGTTAACCAGGGATGGAAG GTTCAGATAGGCTGTCAAACAGACAGCCTAAATGCTGAAGAATTGAAGAGAGCGCCATGTGTTCATGAGCGATTTCCTGTTACCTCAGAGATGATGCAAGTGTGGAACCTGTGGGGGGGACTCATTTACCTGGTGGTTCCACCCAATACACAAGTGAAGGGGCTAAAGGCTACAGTGCAGATGGCTGTACCTGTGCCTTACTATAAATCTG GTGTGACAACAgctgctgattggttggtgcTGCGCACAGCTCCCTCACCCTGGGCAGAGTTGGAGTTTGAGAACATCGTCCTTACTGTACCATCAGATGTTGTTCGGAGTCTGGATCGCCCAGATCTGTTAGCGGCACACTGGGATGAGATCATGAGGGGCATCGCTGACCTAGCAGCCATACCACACAAATTTCCTCGTAAAGAGCGCTTTGTTACTGATGTGCAGATTTCCCATG GTTGGATGCATTGTGGTTATCCTATCATGACACACAAGTCCACAGCAGATGACCTGGTCAGCACTGTCCATGCTGGGAGTGAAGGCCTGTGGGGACCTATCCACGAACTGGGACACAACCAACAAAGAGCCTGCTGGGAGttcccaccacacaccacagagtGTACATGCAACCTGTGGTCGGTGTATGTGCATGAAGAGGTGCTGGGGATCAATGGAATTATCAGTCCAGCACAAAGGAAGACTAATGCAGAAGAGTATGTTAAAGGGGGCAGAAAACTCAGCAACTGGGCCGTGTTTGTTGCCCTGGAGACGTATTTGCAG CTCCGGGATAAGTTTGGCTGGGATGCCTTTAAGAAGGTTTTCGCTGCCTACCACAAGATGAGCAACTTTCCGAGTGACAACAATGGCAAGATGAATCTGTATGCTGAGACTTTCTCCCAGACTGTGGGGATGAACCTAGCTGGATTCTTTAAGGCCTGGGGCTGGCCCATAGAAGCAGTCACTGAGGAGAAACTCTCCAACCTGCCTCCCTGGACTGACCACCCGATGGTCCAGTATGACTGA